ATCGTAGaaacaaattttaatttttcaaaactcAATTAGGTGTGTGTATGGTCCATTGGTATCCAGCTTTAACACCTGCCTGTTCCCGTAAGTGCCGTGTTCCACCACAACCCCAGCTTCAGCACACTTGCTGTTAGCAGCTAATTCTTTTTCACATAGAGTCACAAACTGGGAATAAAGTTCTAACCCGTCTTCTTTTCCAGAGTTACAGTGATACTGCATGTTTCTTCCTTTGACTTTTCCCCCAAGAGTGGCCTGAGGAATGATAAGAACGTCGCCAGGCAGATCCAATATAGAGACATGCTTGCCATTTTCCGTCTCACTTAATTTCACATTTAACAGTGTATTAACTGGGTGGGAAGAAAGGGAACACATTctcaagtgaaaaacaaacataaagaaaactaccaatcttttagttagtcaACAAATCCCATGTTTCACACTCAATTGCCAGCTCACGCTTCTTACCAAAAGTCTgtacttcaatttttttaaagaaaactttactgtgtttcaggtgaaagtttacctaGGAAATTAGACTCccttcaacaattcatacaccaactgttctgtgacattggttacaatacccacagtgtgtcagcattctcaccaTTTCCACCTTGCCTGCcctgtttccatccatccaggttccctgcccctccttgccttatttttgcttttgggtaaatgttgtcTGGCCTCGCATAGTTGATCGTTTAATTTCTCGCGGGTGTGTACTTAGATTTAAAAACTTCTTCACTAAGCTAAATGATCTAAGCAAAaatagggcaaatctgctacaaaaaactGGCATGGTGTTTTAAATCTGACATGGCAGTTAAGATCACCTAACagtaaaaccctggtggtgtagtggctatagtgctatggctgctaagcaaaaggctggcagttcaaatacaccagctgctccttggaaaccctatggggcagttctactctctccttacagggtcactatgagtcagaatttactcaatggcacaaaacaacaacaacagtaaatctATCCAGGAAAGGTCTAAAGAATTAACTGTATACTGGAACCTCAAAATATTGTTGTCccagagatacatgagaaaattttACCTTCCTGGCTCCTTTTCATATTTCATTAAGTAAAGCACATTGGAAAAAGGCCACAACAAATCCTACTCACACCAAATTCTGCTTTATTACAAAGACTATTAATCAAAATTTTTGTGCATTTATTAAACTTACTGGTAGTTGCCTAGAGTTCTATGTTAAGAGACCTGGCTACAGGTTCAATTTCATTACAAGACAGCTCGTTTTGTAGTTTCATAACCTCAAAAGTATTATAAACATGCACTAATCATTCTACAAATACATAACCCACTGGTAATATTCTAGGGCAAAGGGtaaaagcaaaagcaagaatCATCAGAAACTCATTGTTACTActgaaaaagtaaattaaaacatATAGGCACCAGCACTACTTCATATACATACAAGAAAACACAGtcatattatttttataacattTATGAAATCATACTCTTCTAGCTAATGAGAAGTGTCCAAACTACGATAAAAATCTATGTGTAGCTAAAAACTGAAACTTAGAAAACCTTTACAATCTCAACAATAACCATtttgaaacaacaaaaaaagacgcTGAATAGAAATAGCCTTGGGATCTCCCTACCCCTGTAAAGGTATGAATGATTTTTGCTTGCAAAGAACAGATTAGTCCTAAAAGCACAaagagtgaaagagagaaagTATATAAACCTCACACTCCTGCCCAAAAATGAGGTTAGAAAAGGCATGCTTTCTGGCAAGATAGTCAATGGTTTCAATTAGATTCTGTAGAAAACAGCAGTAAGGATTCATCATGCTCCCCCATTCGTCAAATCAGGGAGTTAACCTGGTAAAAACCTGCCAAGATGAACACCCAGATGAGTTCCCAAGCTATGCATCAAGCACTATCAAATTTCACTTAACTAACGTCTATTTTTAAATGCCTCTAACTTTCTCCATTACGAATAGGACATTGTTTATATAACTAGCCCATTTATTGACTGCTTCTAAGAAACCATAACTCTCCAGAGCACTTCATGGCAACAGAAATCACTACCCAGCTATCCAGGCCTCAGACTAGAaacagactaaaccaaaaaaaaaaaaccaaacccactgctgtcgagtggattccgactcatagcaaccttatatggacagactagaactgccccatagagtttccaaggagcacctggaggattcgaactgctgacctctcggttagctgctgtagcacttaaccactacgacaccagggtttccagtaacagACTAAGTGAGTAATTTTGGGAAACAGTGCAGAAAGGAAGGACAATTTATTATACTTTCATATACCTCCCTCTACTGGTTAGCCATGAGAATTCTACTATACTTTTTATGGCCAATACATATTTAATCCAAGGCAAAATATTAATTTAGGTAAGTGGACAAAGTGTCCAATACTCAAGCATAAGAACCTGGCAAATCATcctctgtaattaaaaaaaaaaaaaaaagcctgttactgttgagtcgattccgactgtaagagcagaactgccccacaggggtttccaaggagcgactggaggattcgaactgctgaccttttggttagaagccaagctcttaaccactgcaccactaagacTCTGTCCTTTATAACAGAAGCCCTCATTTCATTTTCTCCTTAAACCCTTCAATGGCTCCCTATTAGCCTCTGAATTCAAATTTCAAATTATTACACTTGCTGGCTTTCTATCCTCACCTATCATAATTCCTTTTTAAATCCAGTTTTTACCCTCTGACAAAGCTAAAAGCTAGTCGAACATGTTTGATATACTAGTACAAAATTCCCTCTAAAAGCTTTAGCTCTTTGTCCAAACTGTTCCTCAATAGGCTATTTACCCTTAACTTTTGCATGCGTGCTTCAACAACCCATATGTgtaatttaaatttctttttaatccaACTACAGGTGCTGACCTTTATTCATTAGAATATAACTGGTGCCCAACCTTAGGGATAGCCCCATTATTtcaggatctttctctttttttttacatatgttaATGATTTGATTTGGTATGAACCTGTGTAATTATCACAAGGAAATGTGCAGTGCTATGGACTGTCCAGCAAACTGGAAAGTTACAGGCAGATAAATTATTGTTCAGAGATGTCTGAACACTGACTCTGCTTTCTCTGTCAATGGAAGCAGTGTGGCTTTGGTGACATTGAGTTTGGTTCAACAACCAGGAGAAacttatatttatacatatttccTATAAAGAAGTGAATAAATGATTAGTGTAAATTTTTCCATAATAATGATGTGAGCCTCAGCTGTCAAGATTTAATAGAAGCCCCACACCTTTTACAGACAGTGTCACTGGCAGCTACATGGCCGT
The window above is part of the Loxodonta africana isolate mLoxAfr1 chromosome 10, mLoxAfr1.hap2, whole genome shotgun sequence genome. Proteins encoded here:
- the DTD2 gene encoding D-aminoacyl-tRNA deacylase 2; the protein is MAESGRTLQARALLQQCLHAQLQVRPAEGDAAAQWVEVQRGLVIYVCFFKGADKELLPKMVNTLLNVKLSETENGKHVSILDLPGDVLIIPQATLGGKVKGRNMQYHCNSGKEDGLELYSQFVTLCEKELAANSKCAEAGVVVEHGTYGNRQVLKLDTNGPYTHLIEF